The following are from one region of the Mannheimia granulomatis genome:
- the pyrD gene encoding quinone-dependent dihydroorotate dehydrogenase, giving the protein MYSLIRKVLFSLDAENAHQFSIQALSLIGKLPFSLLPVPNNPTEVMGLKFKNPIGLAAGADKNGEAIDGFGKLGFGFVEVGTVTPLAQDGNPKPRQFRVLEAEGIINRNGFNNYGVDVLVENVKKSQYDGILGINIGKNAVTPIEKSWDDYQICLRKVYEYADYITVNISSPNTKNLRSLQYGEALDDLLKNLKQEQAQLSQKFTKYKPLVLKIAPDLNDEEIDSVSDSLLRHQIDGVIAGNTTLSRDTIVGLTHAEQQGGLSGKPLNELSTRLISRLSQELKGKVPIIGSGGIHSVESGQEKIDAGASLLQVYSAMIYQGPSLIQALAKNVKLIKTL; this is encoded by the coding sequence ATGTATTCTTTAATTCGAAAAGTGCTGTTTTCTCTTGATGCAGAAAATGCACATCAATTCTCAATTCAAGCTCTTTCTTTAATAGGGAAGTTGCCTTTCTCTTTGCTACCTGTTCCTAATAATCCGACAGAAGTAATGGGGCTAAAATTTAAAAATCCAATCGGCTTGGCAGCCGGGGCGGATAAAAATGGTGAGGCAATTGATGGTTTTGGTAAGTTAGGATTTGGCTTTGTCGAAGTGGGGACAGTTACGCCATTAGCACAGGATGGAAATCCAAAACCACGCCAATTCAGAGTTCTTGAGGCAGAGGGAATTATTAATCGTAATGGCTTTAATAATTATGGAGTAGATGTGCTTGTTGAGAATGTCAAGAAGTCACAGTATGACGGTATTTTAGGCATTAACATCGGTAAAAATGCCGTTACACCTATTGAGAAAAGTTGGGATGACTATCAAATTTGTTTACGAAAAGTATATGAATATGCCGATTATATTACAGTGAATATATCATCACCCAATACAAAAAATTTACGCAGTTTGCAATATGGTGAAGCCTTAGATGATTTACTGAAGAATTTAAAACAAGAACAAGCTCAACTTTCGCAAAAATTTACCAAATATAAACCGCTTGTATTAAAAATTGCCCCTGATCTGAATGATGAAGAGATTGATTCGGTCTCAGATAGTTTGCTTCGTCATCAAATTGATGGGGTAATAGCCGGGAATACTACGCTCTCTCGAGATACGATAGTAGGCCTTACACATGCCGAGCAGCAAGGCGGCTTAAGTGGTAAACCCTTAAATGAATTAAGCACCCGATTGATTTCAAGACTGTCACAGGAATTGAAGGGGAAGGTACCTATTATCGGTAGTGGAGGGATTCACTCTGTTGAAAGTGGTCAGGAGAAAATTGATGCAGGTGCGAGTTTATTGCAAGTCTATTCTGCAATGATTTATCAAGGACCATCTTTAATTCAGGCTCTTGCCAAAAATGTAAAGCTAATAAAAACCTTATAA
- the aceE gene encoding pyruvate dehydrogenase (acetyl-transferring), homodimeric type codes for MSENLKNDVDPIETQDWLESLDSLIREEGVERAQFIVEQVISQARAGGVALPTGVTTDYVNTIPVSEQPAYPGDHKIERRIRSAVRWNAIASVLRSQKKDLDLGGHISTFQSAATMYEVCFNHFFRAPTEKDGGDLVFFQGHAAPGMYGRAFLEGRITAEQMDNFRQEAFVDGLSSYPHPKLMPEFWQFSTVSMGLGPVNAIYQARFLKYLENRGLKDTSAQKVYAFLGDGEMDEIESKGALSFAGREKLNNLIFTISCNLQRLDGPVNGNGKIVQELEALFTGAGWEVIKVLWGSSWDKLFAKDTTGKLSQLMMEVVDGDYLTFKSKNGAYVREHFFGRYPETAALVADMTDDEIWALRRGAHDSEKLYAAYAKAQKSDKPVVILAHQVKGYRIPEAESKNTAHQSKKMSLESLKGFRDYFELPLTDEQVENLEYVKFAEGSEEHNYLHGKRKALNGYVPVRQPKFTVDFKVPELSEFQALLDEQPRGISTTMAFSRVLNTLLKDKNIGKQIVPIIADEARTFGMEGLFRQIGIYNPHGQNYVPSDRDLVAYYREATDGQVLQEGINELGATASWVAAATSYSVSNLPMIPFFIYYSMFGFQRVGDMMWLAGDQLARGFMIGGTSGRTTLNGEGLQHEDGHSHIQAGVIPNCVTYDPAFAFEVAVIVQDGINRMYGEKQEDIFYYITTLNEVTEQPAMPAGAEEGIRKGLYKFETVEGKGKGHVQLLSSGAIMRHVRAAAQILANEYGVTADVFSAPSFNELGRDGADVARWNLLHPTETQRVPYVAQVLKDLPTVASTDYMKLYAEQIRAYVPSKHYHVLGTDGFGRSDSRANLREHFEVDERYVVVAALTQLAKEGTIETKVVADAIAKFGLNVDRINPLYA; via the coding sequence ATGTCAGAGAACTTGAAAAATGACGTAGATCCAATCGAAACTCAAGATTGGTTAGAATCACTTGATTCATTAATTCGTGAAGAAGGCGTAGAACGAGCGCAATTTATCGTTGAACAAGTTATCAGCCAAGCTCGAGCTGGCGGTGTTGCATTGCCAACAGGTGTTACAACTGATTATGTGAATACGATTCCTGTTTCAGAACAGCCTGCCTACCCGGGTGATCATAAAATCGAACGTCGTATTCGTTCTGCTGTACGTTGGAACGCAATTGCATCGGTTTTACGTAGTCAGAAAAAAGATCTTGACTTAGGTGGTCATATTTCAACATTCCAATCGGCTGCAACGATGTATGAAGTGTGTTTTAATCACTTCTTTAGAGCACCTACAGAAAAAGATGGCGGCGATTTAGTATTCTTCCAAGGTCACGCTGCCCCGGGTATGTATGGTCGTGCATTTTTAGAAGGACGTATTACAGCCGAACAAATGGATAATTTCCGTCAAGAGGCTTTTGTAGATGGTCTTTCTTCTTATCCTCACCCTAAATTAATGCCTGAATTCTGGCAATTCTCAACAGTATCTATGGGTTTAGGTCCTGTTAATGCAATCTACCAAGCGCGTTTCTTAAAATATTTGGAAAACCGTGGGTTAAAAGATACTTCAGCTCAAAAAGTCTATGCATTTTTAGGCGATGGTGAGATGGATGAAATCGAATCTAAAGGTGCATTATCATTTGCAGGACGTGAAAAATTAAATAACTTAATTTTCACTATCAGTTGTAACTTACAGCGTTTAGATGGCCCTGTAAACGGTAACGGTAAAATCGTTCAAGAATTGGAAGCACTATTTACCGGTGCAGGTTGGGAAGTAATTAAAGTCTTATGGGGTAGCTCATGGGATAAATTATTTGCCAAGGATACTACAGGTAAATTAAGCCAATTAATGATGGAAGTTGTTGATGGTGACTACTTGACCTTTAAGTCTAAAAACGGTGCTTACGTTCGTGAACACTTCTTCGGTCGTTATCCTGAAACAGCGGCATTAGTGGCTGATATGACAGATGATGAGATCTGGGCATTACGTCGTGGAGCTCACGATTCTGAGAAACTTTATGCGGCTTATGCTAAAGCACAAAAATCAGATAAACCGGTTGTGATCTTAGCGCACCAAGTAAAAGGCTACCGTATTCCTGAGGCAGAAAGTAAAAATACCGCTCACCAATCGAAAAAAATGTCATTAGAAAGCTTAAAAGGCTTCCGTGACTACTTTGAATTACCATTAACAGATGAGCAAGTTGAAAACTTAGAATACGTGAAATTTGCAGAAGGTTCGGAAGAGCACAACTACTTACACGGTAAACGTAAAGCATTAAACGGTTATGTGCCTGTACGTCAACCGAAATTTACAGTTGATTTCAAAGTGCCGGAGTTATCTGAGTTCCAAGCGTTATTAGATGAGCAACCACGTGGCATTTCAACCACAATGGCATTCTCTCGTGTACTAAATACGCTATTAAAAGATAAAAATATCGGTAAACAAATTGTGCCAATTATCGCTGATGAAGCTCGTACTTTTGGTATGGAAGGTTTATTCCGTCAAATCGGTATTTACAACCCACATGGTCAAAACTATGTGCCATCAGACCGTGATTTAGTCGCTTACTACCGTGAAGCGACAGATGGTCAAGTATTACAAGAAGGTATCAACGAATTAGGCGCAACAGCATCTTGGGTTGCTGCAGCAACATCTTACTCGGTAAGTAATCTTCCGATGATTCCATTCTTTATCTACTACTCAATGTTTGGTTTCCAACGTGTAGGCGATATGATGTGGTTAGCGGGTGACCAATTAGCACGTGGCTTTATGATCGGTGGTACCTCAGGTCGTACAACTTTAAACGGCGAAGGCTTACAACACGAAGATGGTCATAGCCATATTCAAGCAGGTGTAATTCCTAACTGTGTCACTTACGATCCGGCATTCGCATTTGAGGTTGCAGTGATTGTTCAAGATGGTATCAACCGTATGTATGGTGAAAAACAAGAAGACATCTTCTATTACATTACTACATTAAACGAAGTGACTGAACAGCCCGCAATGCCTGCAGGTGCAGAAGAGGGTATCCGTAAAGGTTTATATAAATTTGAAACCGTTGAGGGTAAAGGAAAAGGTCACGTTCAATTATTAAGCTCTGGTGCGATTATGCGTCATGTGCGTGCAGCGGCACAAATTCTTGCGAACGAGTATGGTGTAACTGCAGATGTGTTCTCAGCACCATCATTCAACGAATTAGGTCGCGATGGTGCGGATGTGGCTCGTTGGAACTTATTACACCCAACTGAGACACAGCGTGTTCCTTATGTTGCACAAGTGTTGAAAGATTTACCAACCGTTGCTTCAACTGACTATATGAAACTTTACGCAGAGCAAATTCGTGCGTATGTACCAAGCAAACACTACCATGTATTAGGTACAGACGGTTTCGGGCGTTCAGACAGCCGTGCAAACTTACGTGAGCATTTTGAAGTAGATGAGCGTTATGTAGTTGTTGCAGCATTAACTCAATTAGCGAAAGAAGGCACAATTGAAACTAAAGTTGTTGCAGATGCTATCGCGAAATTTGGTTTAAATGTAGATCGTATTAACCCATTATACGCATAA
- the aceF gene encoding pyruvate dehydrogenase complex dihydrolipoyllysine-residue acetyltransferase: MAKQINIPDIGGDEVSVTEVMVKVGDTVSVDQSIINVEGDKASMEVPSPEAGVVKAILVKVGDKVTTSTPMLELESADAAPAPQAAAPAAEPASAPAAQSAIVEVNVPDIGGDEVNVTEIMVKVGDSVSAEQSIINVEGDKASMEVPAPFAGVVTEILINVGDKVSTGSLIMKFSTGAVAPAAEAAPVAQAAAPATASVQDVNVPDIGGDEVNVTEIMVKVGDTVEVDQSIINVEGDKASMEVPAPVAGVVKEILINVGDKVKTGSLIMRFEVAGSAPAAATAPAQAAPVAPAVAPAPATKSTAGESGLSQEQVVASAGYAHATPVIRRLAREFGVNLDKVKGTGRKGRIVKEDIQAYVKTAVQVFEKAGGTASAAAGNSVANGAGLGLLPWPKVDFSKFGEIEEVELSRINKISGANLHRNWVMIPHVTHFDRTDITELENFRKEQNKLAEKQKLDVKITPVVFIMKAVAKALEAFPRFNSSISEDGQKLTLKKYINIGVAVDTPNGLVVPVFKNVNKKGIIELSRELMEVSKKARDGKLTAADMQGGCFTISSLGGIGTTHFTPIVNAPEVAILGVSRSDMSPVWNGKEFEPRLMLPLSLSFDHRVIDGADGARFLSYINAVLADIRRLVM; encoded by the coding sequence ATGGCAAAACAAATTAATATCCCAGATATCGGTGGCGATGAAGTTAGCGTAACCGAAGTAATGGTTAAAGTTGGTGATACAGTATCTGTTGACCAAAGTATTATCAATGTAGAAGGCGATAAAGCTTCTATGGAAGTTCCTTCTCCGGAAGCCGGCGTAGTAAAAGCGATTTTAGTTAAAGTAGGCGATAAAGTAACTACCAGCACGCCAATGTTAGAATTAGAAAGTGCAGATGCTGCACCGGCTCCACAAGCAGCAGCGCCTGCAGCAGAACCAGCTTCAGCACCTGCGGCTCAATCAGCAATCGTTGAAGTAAATGTACCGGATATCGGTGGCGATGAAGTAAACGTAACCGAAATTATGGTTAAAGTAGGTGATTCGGTTTCTGCTGAACAATCAATCATCAATGTTGAAGGTGACAAAGCCTCTATGGAAGTACCGGCACCATTTGCAGGTGTAGTAACTGAAATTTTAATCAATGTTGGCGATAAAGTATCTACCGGCTCATTGATTATGAAATTCTCAACGGGTGCGGTGGCTCCGGCAGCAGAAGCAGCGCCGGTTGCTCAAGCAGCAGCTCCTGCAACCGCATCTGTGCAAGATGTAAACGTACCGGATATTGGTGGTGATGAAGTCAATGTAACTGAAATTATGGTTAAAGTGGGCGATACTGTTGAAGTTGATCAATCAATCATCAACGTAGAAGGCGATAAAGCTTCTATGGAAGTGCCTGCTCCGGTTGCCGGTGTAGTAAAAGAGATCTTAATCAATGTTGGCGATAAAGTGAAAACCGGTTCATTGATTATGCGTTTTGAAGTGGCAGGTTCAGCGCCAGCAGCCGCTACGGCTCCTGCGCAAGCTGCACCAGTGGCTCCTGCAGTAGCACCAGCTCCAGCTACGAAATCAACTGCTGGCGAATCTGGCTTAAGTCAAGAGCAAGTGGTTGCAAGTGCAGGTTATGCCCATGCAACGCCGGTCATCCGCCGTTTAGCTCGTGAGTTTGGTGTAAATTTAGATAAAGTAAAAGGGACCGGTCGTAAAGGTCGTATCGTTAAAGAAGATATTCAAGCTTATGTTAAAACTGCGGTTCAAGTATTTGAAAAAGCGGGTGGTACAGCTTCTGCAGCAGCGGGTAACAGTGTAGCAAATGGCGCAGGCTTAGGTTTATTACCATGGCCGAAAGTAGATTTCAGCAAATTTGGTGAAATTGAAGAAGTTGAATTAAGCCGTATCAACAAGATTTCAGGTGCGAACTTACACCGTAACTGGGTAATGATTCCACATGTAACTCATTTTGATCGTACTGACATTACTGAGTTAGAAAACTTCCGTAAAGAGCAAAATAAACTGGCTGAAAAACAAAAATTAGATGTGAAGATCACACCGGTGGTATTCATTATGAAAGCAGTGGCGAAAGCATTAGAAGCTTTCCCTCGTTTCAACAGCTCAATTTCTGAAGACGGTCAAAAATTAACGCTGAAAAAATACATCAATATCGGTGTGGCAGTGGATACGCCAAACGGTTTAGTAGTGCCTGTATTCAAAAATGTGAACAAAAAAGGCATTATCGAACTTTCACGTGAATTGATGGAAGTATCTAAAAAAGCGCGTGACGGTAAATTAACTGCAGCAGATATGCAAGGTGGCTGTTTCACTATCTCAAGTTTAGGTGGTATTGGTACAACTCACTTCACACCTATTGTGAATGCTCCGGAAGTCGCGATTTTAGGTGTATCTCGTTCTGATATGAGTCCTGTTTGGAATGGTAAAGAATTTGAGCCGCGTTTAATGCTGCCATTATCATTATCATTCGATCACCGAGTGATTGATGGTGCTGATGGTGCAAGATTCTTATCTTACATTAATGCTGTATTAGCAGACATTCGTCGTTTAGTAATGTAA
- the lpdA gene encoding dihydrolipoyl dehydrogenase, which yields MSKEIKTQVVVLGAGPAGYSAAFRCADLGLETVIVERYSTLGGVCLNVGCIPSKALLHVAKVLEEAKHAVHNGITFGEPTIDLDKVRAGKEAVVSKLTGGLAGMAKARKVAVVEGLAAFTDPNTLVARDRDGNPTTIKFDNAIIAAGSRPIQLPFIPHEDPRIWDSTDALKLKEIPKKLLVMGGGIIGLEMGTVYNALGSEVEVVEMFDQVIPAADKDVVAIYTKQIEKKFKLMLETKVTAVEAKDDGIYVSMEGKACNDTKRYDAVLVAIGRVPNGKLIDAGKAGVEVDERGFIRVDKQMRTNVPHIFAIGDIVGQPMLAHKGVHEGHVAAEVIAGQKHYFDPKVIPSIAYTEPEVAWVGKTEKECKQEGLNYEVAKFPWAASGRAIASECSEGMTKLIFDKDTHRLLGGAIVGTNGGELLGEIGLAIEMGCDAEDIALTIHAHPTLHESVGLAAEVFEGSITDLPNAKAKKR from the coding sequence ATGAGCAAAGAAATTAAAACGCAAGTAGTTGTGTTAGGTGCAGGTCCTGCAGGTTATTCTGCAGCATTCCGCTGTGCAGACTTAGGTTTAGAAACGGTGATCGTTGAGCGTTATTCAACATTAGGTGGTGTTTGTTTAAACGTTGGTTGTATTCCATCTAAAGCTTTATTACATGTTGCTAAAGTATTAGAAGAAGCAAAACATGCCGTTCACAATGGTATTACATTTGGTGAGCCGACAATCGATTTAGATAAAGTACGTGCGGGTAAAGAAGCTGTTGTTTCTAAATTAACCGGCGGTTTAGCGGGTATGGCTAAAGCACGTAAAGTAGCTGTGGTAGAAGGTTTAGCAGCATTTACTGATCCGAATACTTTAGTCGCTCGTGATCGTGATGGTAACCCAACCACAATCAAATTTGATAACGCAATCATCGCTGCGGGTTCTCGTCCGATTCAGCTTCCGTTCATCCCACACGAAGACCCTCGTATTTGGGATTCAACTGATGCCCTTAAGTTAAAAGAAATTCCGAAAAAATTACTTGTAATGGGTGGTGGTATCATCGGTTTAGAAATGGGTACCGTTTACAACGCATTAGGTTCAGAAGTGGAAGTGGTTGAAATGTTCGACCAAGTAATTCCTGCGGCTGATAAAGATGTTGTTGCGATTTACACCAAACAAATCGAGAAAAAATTCAAGTTAATGCTTGAAACTAAAGTGACTGCAGTTGAAGCGAAAGATGACGGTATCTATGTTTCAATGGAAGGCAAAGCGTGTAACGATACTAAACGTTACGATGCAGTATTAGTTGCAATCGGTCGTGTGCCAAACGGTAAATTGATTGATGCAGGTAAAGCGGGCGTTGAAGTAGATGAGCGTGGTTTCATCCGTGTAGATAAACAAATGCGTACTAATGTTCCGCATATTTTCGCGATTGGTGATATTGTCGGTCAGCCAATGTTAGCACACAAAGGCGTACATGAAGGCCATGTTGCTGCAGAAGTGATTGCAGGACAAAAACACTACTTTGATCCAAAAGTGATCCCATCAATTGCTTATACTGAGCCTGAAGTTGCTTGGGTAGGTAAAACTGAGAAAGAGTGTAAGCAAGAAGGTTTAAATTATGAAGTGGCTAAATTCCCTTGGGCTGCTTCAGGTCGTGCGATCGCGTCTGAATGTTCAGAAGGTATGACTAAATTAATCTTCGATAAAGACACTCACCGTCTATTAGGTGGTGCGATTGTGGGGACCAACGGTGGCGAATTGTTAGGTGAAATTGGCTTAGCGATTGAAATGGGTTGTGATGCGGAAGATATCGCATTAACTATCCATGCTCACCCAACATTACATGAATCTGTTGGATTAGCGGCAGAAGTGTTTGAAGGCTCTATTACAGACTTACCAAACGCAAAAGCGAAAAAACGCTAA